The sequence AAGTCTCCGCCCGCCATGCATGCTCGCCTGCTGGTGTCAACGGTTTAGAGCGGACGTGGGAACTAAGTGATGGGTGGTGAACAGAACCCTCCGTGCGGCTCGCTCTCCCCGGACGGGATCCCGGCGTGAAAAGCCGGTCGCGACCCCACTGTTTGCTGCCCCCAGGACCCACGTAACGGTCCGGGTCCTTGTCAATTTGAACCCGGAAGTTCTCAGTTCTTGAGAACTCTTCGCTTGCGACGGACATGGGGGCTCCAGTCATGGGCGGCGCCCGATTCCTGATCCCGCGACGCGGTGTGCCAGCGGCATGTCGTGGATGACCCGAGACGTTGGATCGGGGGCCTTTGGGAGAGCTACCGAGACTGCGGCCGCTCACATCCCTTTACCCCCGGAATTCCATCAGCGATTTCGTCTTTGTTTACTATTTTTACTAACAGTCCATGTCCATCCGGGTATGCTGATTTGTCAGCATATAGGCCCGAATGTGGGCTCAAGTGGCCCTTCCATGGATTGCGGAGAAGGTCGCATACTCAATGGAAACAGGCCAAACTCTTCTTCAAGCCGTTCCATTTCTTTCGAAGTTTAAAAAATCCAGAATGGGAGGGAGTCGATCATGAATCAGGGTAGCCGTGAGCAAGAGGTGTTCCAAAGGATCCAGGAGCACCTGAAAGCGGTGGATCCCCAACTGGATCTCAGTGCGATTGCCCCTGGCGCCTCGCTGAGTCAGCAGCTGGGCCTGGACTCGCTGCGGCTGGCTACCCTGTTTGATCGCATCCGCCAGGACAACGCTGGCATCAACCTGCTCCCCTGGTTCATGAACGCGGCGCGTCAAGGTGGTGACTCGCTGGAGAGCCTGGTCACCTTCATGGTGAAGGCAGGCGAGCAGCAGCAACAGCAGCAGTCGCAGCAGCGGGCACCCTGAGTCCGAGAGACTGTACTGCCCGTCTCTGAAGCCCGCGGGTTCGTCTCTCCATGGCCTCGGCTCGGCCCAGCCGGGGGGACTGCTCCTTCGCACGAACTACTTCCGCCCGATTCCCGCTCGCGAGGAGCGTGACAGTCCGTCCTCGCCGTCGTCTCGGAGTCCTTTCGCTCCCCATCCGGTATCCAGAGAGGTCCCCCATGCCCAGCCAGAAGCTGCCCACCGTGCTGAAGATCGAGTCAGCGGCTCCCCCCCAGGTCTACTCCCAGGAGGAGCTGTTCAACACCTTCTTCAAGCAGCTGTACGAGAGCATTCCCCAGGCCGAGGAGCTGTTCCGGTCCACGCGCGTCAAGCAGCGGCACCTGTGCTGGGGGCCGCAGGAGGCGTTCGCCAACGGCTCGCCGCCCACCAGCGAGCGCATGCGGCGCTGGGAGCGCACGGTGCACGAGCTGGGGCTGCAGTCGCTGCCACCGCTGCTGCAGAGCGTGGATCGCGAGCGCGTGGGCAGCTTCGTGATGGCCAGCTGCACGGGCTACGCGGGGCCCACGCCGGAGATGATGCTGGCGCGCGCGATGGGGCTGCGCAAGGACCTGCGCCGCACGATGATCGGACACATGGGCTGCTACGCGGCCTTCAACACGCTGAAGGTGGCGGTGGACGCGCTGGCGGCGCGCCCCGATGAGCTGGTGCTGGTGAACTGCACGGAGCTGTGCGGGCTCCACGTGCGGCCGGAGGTGACCAAGGAGCAGGTCGTGGTCCACTCGCTCTTCGGTGACGCGAGCGCCTCGCTGCTGCTCTCCAACGAGGAGCCCGGGGCGGGCCCGCAGATCATCCGGACGCACACGGAGACGCACTACGAGACGCACGAGGCGATGACGTGGACGGTGCTGGATGACGGCTTCCGGATGACGCTGTCGTCGTACGTGCCCTTCATCCTCTCGGAGGCGGTGATCCCGTTCCTGGAGCGGCTGCTGGGGCCCTCGGGGCTGCGGGTGGAGGACGTGAAGCACTGGGGCATCCACCCGGGCGGGCCGAAGATCGTCGACTTCGTCGCCAGGCGGCTCGCGCTCTCCGAGCAGCAGCAGCGCGCGTCGTGGGAGGTGCTGGCGAACTACGGCAACTGCTCCTCGTCGACGATCCTGCTCATCCTCAAGAACATCCTCGAGGTGGACCGCCCCAAGCCCGGCGAGTACGGAGTGTTCATGGCCTTCGGGCCGGGGCTCACCATGGAGTCGATGCTGATCCGCTTCTGAGCGCGGGGACTGCCCATGACGATCTCCAGCCCTCACCTGATCTCCGGCCCCACGCTCAACTTCGGTCCTGGCATGGGCGTCCACCCCGCGCGACGGCACTTCACGCCGAGCCACACCTTCACTCCGCTCACGCGCTACACCAGCGTGGCGGACATCCTGATGGAGCGCGCGCGGAGGGATCCGAACCGGGAGACGTTCTTCCTGGTGGACATCGAGGACAAGCTGACCTCGGTGACCAACGCGGGCATGCTGGCGCTGGCGCAGCAGGCCGCCTCGGCGCTGTCCCGGCGGGGAGTGAAGCGCGGGGATCGCGTCTTCATCTGCTTCGACACGGGCCCCGCGCAGCTGTGCGCCTTCTTCGGCTGCAGCCTGCTGGGCGCGGTGCCGGTGATGGCGGAGCCGCCGCTGGGGTTCGCGCGCATGCTGAGCTGGCAGGAGCGGGCGCGCAAGCTGACGGCGGACGCGGAGGTGAAGGCCTTCATCGTGGAGGAGGGCCTGCGCGAGCTGGCCGAGCCGGTGGCCGCCGAGCGAGGCGGGCTGCCCATCATGGGGCCCACGGAGCTGATGGAGCCCGGCGAGCCGGTGGACGTGCCCGCGCTGAGGCCGGACGAGCTGGCGTTCATCCAGTTCTCCTCGGGCACCACGTCGGATGCCAAGGGCGTGATGGTGACGCACGGGGCGCTGATGACGAACGCGACGCGCATCGCCGAGGCGACGCGCACGCAGCCCCACCACCTGAACATGGCGTGGCTGCCGCTCTACCACGACATGGGACTGGTGGGGACGCTCATCACCCCGATGATCCGGGATCTGCAGGTGGCGCTGATGCCGCCGCTGAGCTTCGTGATGAAGCCGCAGCGCTGGCTGTGGGCGATCCACTACTTCAAGGCGGCGCTGAGCCAGGCGCCGAACTTCGCCTACCTCCTGTGCGTCAACAAGATCCCCGACGAGGAGCTGCGGGGGCTGAACCTGAGCTTCTGGCGCCTGGCCTTCTCGGGGGCCGAGTTCATCGACCACAGGACGCTGGAGAAGTTCCAGCAGCGCTTCGCGCAGTACGGGTTCCGAGCCACCACGCACTTCCCGGTGTACGGGATGGCGGAGTCCGTGCTGGCCGCCACGTTCCCGGATCCGGACGCCGAGCCGTACCTGGACGTCATCTCGCGCGAGCGTCTGTACGAGGACGGCGAGGCCGTCCCGGTAGCGCCGGAGGATCCGAACGCGATGGTGCTGGTGGGCGTCGGCCGGCCGTTCCCCGGGCACGAGCTGCGGATCGTCGACGCGGACGGAGCGCCGCTTCCGGAGCGCCGTCAGGGGCAGGTGCTGCTCAAGGGGCCGTCGCTGGCCGCGGGCTACGTGAACCAGCCGAAGCTGACCGCCGAGTCGTTCCGGGACGGCTGGCTGTGGACGGGAGACCTGGGCTACGTGGCGGACGGAGAGCTCTTCATCTCCGGGCGCATGAAGGAGCTCATCATCAAGGGAGGCCGCAACTACCACCCGTTCGCCTTCGAGACCGCGGCGGCGCAGGTGAAGGGCTGCCGCGCCGGCAGCGTGGTGGCGTTCGGGGCGCCGGATCCGACTGCTGGCACCGAGCACGTCGTCATCGTCTTCGAGACGAACGTGGAGGATGCGGCCGAGGTCTCCGCGCTCTGCAAGCAGGTGGAGAAGGCAGTCTACGACGCGACGGGGCTGCGGCCGGATCGGGTGCTGCCGGCTCCGCCCAGGACGCTGCCGAAGACGAGCAGCGGCAAGCTGCAGCGCGGTCGGGTCCGGGACATGGTGCTGGCCGGCAACCTGCCTTCGGTGCCACCCAAGGAGTGACTTCCCAGATGGTACCGGTGGCGATCGTGGGGGCGGGCCCGGTGGGCCTCACCCTGGCCAATCTCCTGGGGCTCCGGGGCATCCAGACCGTGGTCCTCGAGCGCAACGCGGGGACGGTGGAGGAGGCCCGGGCCGTCAGCCTGGACGACGAGGCGCTGCGCATCCTCGCCGCCACGGGCCTGCTGGACACGCTCTCGGCGGACATGATCCTGGGGGCGAGGGCCACCTACTACGACAGTGACGGCGGCATCCTGTTCGAGGTCGAGCCGACCCAGCCCGCCTTCGGCTATCCGCTCATCTCCTTGTTCCTGCAGCCCAGGCTCGAGGCGGGGCTCGCCGAGGGCACCAGGCGCTTCGAGCACGTGCAGGTGAGGTTCCGCCACTCGGTGGATCGCCTCACCCCCGAGGCCGACGGCGTCGTGCTCGAGGGCTACGACGCGGACCATCGCCGCTTCTCGCTGAAGGCGAGCTACGTGGTCGGCTGTGATGGGGGGCGCAGCACGGTGCGCTCGGAGACGGGCATCCAGATGGTGGGCTCCACGTACAAGGAGCGCTGGCTGGTGCTGGATGCCGCCGGGTACACGTACGGCGAGCCTCGGGTCCGGTTCTTCTGCGATCCCGCGCGCCCGACCGTCTCCGTGCCGATACCTCACGGGTGCCACCGCTGGGAGTTCCTGCTCCAGCCCCACGAGACGGATGAGGAGATGCTGGCGCCGGAGAAGCTCGACGCGCTGCTGCGCCGACACATCGATCCGCGCTCCATCCAGATCCTGCGCAAGGTCGTCTACACGTTCCACGCGCGGCGGGCGGGGCGCTTCCGCAAGGGCCGGATCCTCCTCGCGGGGGACGCGGCCCACCTCATGCCTCCGTTTGGCGGGCAGGGCATGTGCTCGGGCCTGCGGGATGCGCACAACCTGAGCTGGAAGCTGGACGCGGTGCTCCAGGGGCGTGCGTCGGACAAGCTGCTGGACACCTATGAGGCGGAGCGCTCCCGGCACGTGCGCGAGATGACGCTGGGGTCGACGCTCCTGGGGCAGATCGTGATGGCGCGCAACCGGGCGGGAGTGAGCCTGCGCGACGCCTTCTTCAAGATGCTCTCGCTCAGCCCGGAGACCCGGCTCTTCGTGCGTGAGGCGCGCTTCAAGCCCCCGCCGCAGATCCAGGCGGGCCTGCTCTGGCGCCACCTGGAGCGAGGGCCCTGGACCGGGGTGATGCTCCCCCAGCCACGGGTGCGGACCGCGAGCGGGGAGGTGCTGCTGCTCGATCAGGTGCTGGGACCGGACTTCACGCTCCTGGGGCTGAACGCGGATCCGTCCTTCGCCCTGCCTGCCCAGCTCCTGGCGCGCTGGACGCGGCTCGCGCTGCGTCAGCTCAGCGTCGTGCGGCCCTCCAGCCGGAGCCAGCTCCGGGCCAACGAGGTGGTCGACGTGGATGGCGTGTTCTCCTCGGCGACGGGCGAGAAGGCCTCCGGCTTCTGCCTGCTGCGCCCGGACCGGTACGTCGCCGCGCACTTCCACGCGGACCAGGCTCCGCTCGTATCGGAGTTCCTCGAGCGCTCCTTCCAGTCCGCCTGAGCTTCTGTTTCGCGCTGCCTGGCGGGCCGCTAGGATGAGCCGGGGTGCGCGGATGACGGATGCAGACCTTCTGAAGGAAGCGGAGCGGCTCCAGGTGTTGTTGGCGGAGCACGCCGCGAAGCACGATCGAGACACCACCTTCTCCGAGGAGGGGAGGGAGGCCATCGTCCGGTCGCCGTTGAACACGGCGCTGCTGGATGGCGCCTCCTGGCTCACCTTCGGGCGGATTGTCGCCGCCCTGTCGCGGGGAGATGCCTCCTTCGGCACGGCGTGGCTGATGCACCAGGGCGCGGCGGCCGCCCTGCGGGCCCTGCCAGAGCCCGCGCTGGTCTCCTCCTTCGAGGCCGAGTTCCGCAAGGGCGCCTGGTTCGGCAACGCCCTGGGCGAGCCCACCAGCGGCAACCAGTTCCTGTCGCCCCAGCAGCAGGCCCGCCGCGTGGAGGGAGGCTGGCGCCTCAGCGGGGCCAAGCGCTTCGTCTCGGGAGGCGAGCACGCGAGGTACCTGCTCACCAATGCCCTCTGTGACGGGGTGCCCGGCTTCTTCCTCATCGACAAGGATGAGTCCATCCGCGTGGAGGAGATCTGGGATCCCATGGGCATGCGCGCCACGCGCAGCCAGCTGATGCACTTCCAGGACACGCTCCTGCCGGAGTCCCGCCGGCTGCGGTTGGATCCCTCCGCGCCCAACGCCATCGCCGTGGGCCTGCCGTGGATCTCCGTGGGCATCGCCGAGGCGTCCCTGGACTTCGCCATCCGCTACGCCAAGGAGCGCCGGCTGCCCCCGGAGAACCGGCCCATCGCCGAGCTCCAGTGGGTCCAGTTCTCGGTGGCGGACATGAGCACCCGCCTGGAGGCCGCGCGCTCGCTGGCCATGCGCTCGGCCACCGCCACCGATCAGCGCGCGCCGGATGCCCCCGTTCTGCAGATGCAGGCCAAGTCCGTCGCCAACGAGGCGGCCGTGGCCATCAGCACCGCGGCGCTGGAGATCGCCGGAGGCTCGGGCTACCTGCGCAGCCGCCCCATCGAGCGCTACGTCCGGGACGCCATGAGCGGGCCGCTGATGGCCTGGTCCTCCGCCGTCGTCCGCGACTTCGTCGGCAAGTCGCTCCTCGGGCTGCTGGGACCGCCTCCGGGCTGAGCCCTCAGGCGCGCGTGACGGGCAGGCGGATGGTGAAGGTGGTGCCCTGGCCGGGCGCGCTCTCGACCTCGATGCGGCCCTGGTGCCGGGCGATGATGCTCTGGCTGACGGACAGGCCCAGCCCGGTGCCCTGGCCTCGGGGCTTGGTGGTGAAGAAGGGGGTGAAGAGCCGGGAGAGCGTCTCCGGCGCCATGCCCTTGCCCGTGTCCGCGATGCGCACCACCACCTCGTTGCCCTCGTGCCGGGTGCGGACGCGAATCTCGCCCGTCGTCTCGATGGCCTGGGCCGCGTTGATGAGCAGGTTGGTGAAGACCTGGGAGAGCTGCGTCGGGTGGCAGCGGATCATCGGCAGCGGACCGAGATCCCGCTCCACCGTGCACTTGTACTTGAGCTCGTTCCACACCATGCGCAGCGTGGACTCCAGCTCCGTGTTCACGTCCGCCAGCTGTGCCTCGCCCGAGTCATCCCGAGCGAACATCCTCAGGCTCTGGACGATCTCCTTGATGCGCCGCGCGCCCTCCATGGACTCCTGGAGCAGGGCGGGCATGTCATCGACGATCGAGGCCGCGTCCTCCTTCTTCCACAGCGCCTCGATCCGGGCGAGCACGGCCTCCCGGGCCGCCAGAGGCATGGAGCCCTGGGCGACGAGCAGCTCCTGCTGCAGGTGCAGCAGCGGCGTGAGGGCCGAGACGTACTGACAGAGCGTGCTCAGGTTGCTCAGCACATAGCTCATGGGGTTGCTGACCTCGTGCGCGACGCCGGCGGCCATCTGTCCGATGGAGGCCAGCTTCTCGGCCTGGATGAGCTGCATCTGCCGCTCCTCCAGCTCCCGGGTCGTCTGGAGCAGCTTCTCGGTGCGGCTCTGCACCAGCTCCTCCAGGTGCGCGCGGTGGCGCCGCAGCTCCTCATCCTGCTGGCGCAGCCGCTCCTCTGCCCGCTTGCGCTCGGTGATGTTGCGCACGATGCACACGGCCTCTTCCGGCCCGCTGCGGATGATGCGCGTCTCGTAGTGCTGGAGCCTGCCCCCTACCTCCAGCTCGTACTCGAAGACCTCCAGCGTGCCCTCGAGGATGGCCCGCCGCAGGCCCGCGAGCAT is a genomic window of Hyalangium gracile containing:
- a CDS encoding bifunctional 3-(3-hydroxy-phenyl)propionate/3-hydroxycinnamic acid hydroxylase, whose amino-acid sequence is MVPVAIVGAGPVGLTLANLLGLRGIQTVVLERNAGTVEEARAVSLDDEALRILAATGLLDTLSADMILGARATYYDSDGGILFEVEPTQPAFGYPLISLFLQPRLEAGLAEGTRRFEHVQVRFRHSVDRLTPEADGVVLEGYDADHRRFSLKASYVVGCDGGRSTVRSETGIQMVGSTYKERWLVLDAAGYTYGEPRVRFFCDPARPTVSVPIPHGCHRWEFLLQPHETDEEMLAPEKLDALLRRHIDPRSIQILRKVVYTFHARRAGRFRKGRILLAGDAAHLMPPFGGQGMCSGLRDAHNLSWKLDAVLQGRASDKLLDTYEAERSRHVREMTLGSTLLGQIVMARNRAGVSLRDAFFKMLSLSPETRLFVREARFKPPPQIQAGLLWRHLERGPWTGVMLPQPRVRTASGEVLLLDQVLGPDFTLLGLNADPSFALPAQLLARWTRLALRQLSVVRPSSRSQLRANEVVDVDGVFSSATGEKASGFCLLRPDRYVAAHFHADQAPLVSEFLERSFQSA
- a CDS encoding type III polyketide synthase encodes the protein MPSQKLPTVLKIESAAPPQVYSQEELFNTFFKQLYESIPQAEELFRSTRVKQRHLCWGPQEAFANGSPPTSERMRRWERTVHELGLQSLPPLLQSVDRERVGSFVMASCTGYAGPTPEMMLARAMGLRKDLRRTMIGHMGCYAAFNTLKVAVDALAARPDELVLVNCTELCGLHVRPEVTKEQVVVHSLFGDASASLLLSNEEPGAGPQIIRTHTETHYETHEAMTWTVLDDGFRMTLSSYVPFILSEAVIPFLERLLGPSGLRVEDVKHWGIHPGGPKIVDFVARRLALSEQQQRASWEVLANYGNCSSSTILLILKNILEVDRPKPGEYGVFMAFGPGLTMESMLIRF
- a CDS encoding acyl-CoA dehydrogenase family protein translates to MTDADLLKEAERLQVLLAEHAAKHDRDTTFSEEGREAIVRSPLNTALLDGASWLTFGRIVAALSRGDASFGTAWLMHQGAAAALRALPEPALVSSFEAEFRKGAWFGNALGEPTSGNQFLSPQQQARRVEGGWRLSGAKRFVSGGEHARYLLTNALCDGVPGFFLIDKDESIRVEEIWDPMGMRATRSQLMHFQDTLLPESRRLRLDPSAPNAIAVGLPWISVGIAEASLDFAIRYAKERRLPPENRPIAELQWVQFSVADMSTRLEAARSLAMRSATATDQRAPDAPVLQMQAKSVANEAAVAISTAALEIAGGSGYLRSRPIERYVRDAMSGPLMAWSSAVVRDFVGKSLLGLLGPPPG
- a CDS encoding AMP-binding protein, whose translation is MTISSPHLISGPTLNFGPGMGVHPARRHFTPSHTFTPLTRYTSVADILMERARRDPNRETFFLVDIEDKLTSVTNAGMLALAQQAASALSRRGVKRGDRVFICFDTGPAQLCAFFGCSLLGAVPVMAEPPLGFARMLSWQERARKLTADAEVKAFIVEEGLRELAEPVAAERGGLPIMGPTELMEPGEPVDVPALRPDELAFIQFSSGTTSDAKGVMVTHGALMTNATRIAEATRTQPHHLNMAWLPLYHDMGLVGTLITPMIRDLQVALMPPLSFVMKPQRWLWAIHYFKAALSQAPNFAYLLCVNKIPDEELRGLNLSFWRLAFSGAEFIDHRTLEKFQQRFAQYGFRATTHFPVYGMAESVLAATFPDPDAEPYLDVISRERLYEDGEAVPVAPEDPNAMVLVGVGRPFPGHELRIVDADGAPLPERRQGQVLLKGPSLAAGYVNQPKLTAESFRDGWLWTGDLGYVADGELFISGRMKELIIKGGRNYHPFAFETAAAQVKGCRAGSVVAFGAPDPTAGTEHVVIVFETNVEDAAEVSALCKQVEKAVYDATGLRPDRVLPAPPRTLPKTSSGKLQRGRVRDMVLAGNLPSVPPKE
- a CDS encoding sensor histidine kinase — encoded protein: MSNLPTTAERGSLEGAEADTEAARASRRSEERLNALLHALPDLIFRQSLDGTYLDFIVNSPEELLVPPAALLGTNIRQMPIPAALIERMLAGLRRAILEGTLEVFEYELEVGGRLQHYETRIIRSGPEEAVCIVRNITERKRAEERLRQQDEELRRHRAHLEELVQSRTEKLLQTTRELEERQMQLIQAEKLASIGQMAAGVAHEVSNPMSYVLSNLSTLCQYVSALTPLLHLQQELLVAQGSMPLAAREAVLARIEALWKKEDAASIVDDMPALLQESMEGARRIKEIVQSLRMFARDDSGEAQLADVNTELESTLRMVWNELKYKCTVERDLGPLPMIRCHPTQLSQVFTNLLINAAQAIETTGEIRVRTRHEGNEVVVRIADTGKGMAPETLSRLFTPFFTTKPRGQGTGLGLSVSQSIIARHQGRIEVESAPGQGTTFTIRLPVTRA